A stretch of DNA from Orcinus orca chromosome 3, mOrcOrc1.1, whole genome shotgun sequence:
GGCATGGCCCTGCACCGCTGCTGGGTGACACCATCCTCACGCCAGACCCCGGGCCCCGCCCTGGCGCTGCTGCGCGGGGGCTGTTCCGCCGACTCCTCGGTCACCTTCCCGCCACCGCGGCCGCTCCCAGGTGCCGCTCGCCCCGCGCGCTTCAGCTTCCGCCTGCGCCCGGTCTTCAACGCCTCTGTGCAGTTCCTGCACTGCCAGCTGAGCCGCTGCCGCCGCCTCCGGGGAGCCCGCCAGACGCCTGCGCCTCTGACGCTGTCTCCACCGTCGCCGGTGCTCGGGCACGGGGCGGGGAATCTGGGCGCCCGGGCCCGTCGGGGCTGGGCACAAGAGCCTCTGGCATCTGAGGGAGAAGCCTCTTAGGGTTTGGGGATCTGAGGGTCTGGGAGCTTTTGGACCTGGGGGCGGAGGTACCTCGAAACTGGGAGTAGGCACTGGGTCTCAGGCTGAGGTTGGGCGCAGGGGCGTCCGAAGGGGCCGAATTTCCAGGGGTCTAGTATTGCGACACCTGGTTGCAATATAGTGCTGGACGCTTAGATCTCTTGGGAGCCCTGGGGACCCGCCCCTGGAGCCGGGGCCCTGACGTCCCCGCCTcttgcctccccctcctcccagtgtCTGCCTCGGGATGAGGCGTGCGCGGGCGCCGGCAGTGGCCGCGATGAGAGTCTGGGTGCCGACAGCCCTCACCTGCACACGCTGACGCAGCCCATCGTGGTCACGGTGCCGCGGCTGCCCCCCAGTGAGCACGCAGTAGTCCTCAGCGGGGCTCTCTGGGGTCgggaagggggatggggaggaCATCTGAGGCATGAGCCCAGTCTCTGCGTTGTACTCCTCACAGGGCCACCCAAGGGCGTCCCCGGCAGAGTCGTGCGACCCGGGCCTCCCGCGCCGGCCCCGGGGGTCCTGGAGCCCGCGCCGGTGGTAGCACTTGTGTTGGCCGCCTTCGTGCTGGGCGCCGCTCTGGCCGCCGGGCTCGGCCTCGTCTGCGCTCACTCAGGTACCAAGCTGCGTCCGCCGGGATCTCCGCCTGGCCCCCAGCCTATTCCCACGCGTCCGGACCCCTGGTCGCGGCGATCCCAGCCTGCTCGGGCCTGACCATCCCTAGACCCGCTTCCGCTACGCCTGCAGCAGCCCCCCAGGGGGCGCCCTTGCCCCGGCCCAGCGCGCAGCAACCCCTACTCCTCAGACTGCCTTTCCTCTCCAGCGCCCCTGCCCCCCGGCCCGCCCCCGACAGCCTCGCCCAGCGGCCCCCCGCCCAGCAGGCCCCAGTGAGGCAGGTAagtgttggggggagggaagagggggagtGTAACCTGGGGCCGGTAGGACggatggaggagggaggtgaTAATGACTCTTCATAGCGCGTTCTCTCTGCCAGGCGGAGTACCAAATGTTTTACGCATATTAATCCTTGTAACAAGCTTCAGGTAGATACTCCTATAATCCCcataatagatatttaaaaatgagaCACTCTCTGAAATTAACTTGCCAAAGATCACAAAatttggtggagctgggattagAAATCACGTAGTGGGTGACTCGCGGCCGACTGAGGGCTTAGTGTCGTAAGAAAGGACCTCAACACCTCAGACAGGCACACTAGGCAAGGAGAATTCGGGTTTCAGACCTAGCACCCACCCTCGCCCCGGCACACAGACTGATGGGGCGGCCAATGATCGGTTGGGAAGGGGGTGACCTGCCGTAGCGTCCTCTACCCTGCTCAGCCTGAGTCGCCCCTCTCCAGAGATAGCGCGCCCCCAACAGGGTCCAGAGACATACCAGCCACAGCCTTGGACCAGGCCCGCCAGGACCTGAGACTCGATGGGACTAAGATCCCTGCGCCCCGCGCCCCCTCTtgctcctcctcccaccctcccacctggGCTCAGAATAAACATCTGGCCTGAACTGCAGCGTTCTGAAGTCTGCGTGCGCGCGTGGCGCGGGGGTGGGGATTCCGGGGTGGAAAAGGTCCAGACTGGAGGGGTGGAGCTCTGGGGCGGGGCTCATACGCCCTTATCTATACGTGTGCGGTTACCGCCCAGGGGAGCCCCAAGGGCATTTTGTCCCAGACAAAAAAGGGACACCCAACCCCACcagcttaaatttaaaaataagcctcGCCTCCTTCTCCACCCCTGCACCGCCCACCTGCCTTCTCAACCCCAGGATTTCTCCGCTCTCCACTCCCACCGCCCGGACCCTGCCCTCGCTAGGGCCTCGAGCTCAGGCCTCTGCTCCAGTCTCCTCTCCGTCTAGCCTAAAGGTCCTTAAATCCCTCCTGCCCgagctcctccctccccagagcaTAGACAAGGGGATGactattagctccattttacggttgaggaaactgaggttcggCAAGGCCAAATCACTTGCTCACCAGTCAGGGCTGGCCGACCCCACAGCCCAGGCTCTTGGCTACAAAGCACATAATAGGAGTTTCACAAGACGTAGttctggaagggagggagggcacGAGATCTAAGAACTTGGCTCCAGTTCACGAATGAGATAGAATGCGGGCGGGGGGTCTCGTTCGCCCCCGCCTCAGTTAGACGCCAGTCTCCCCATTACTTCCCGGGGAAGCAGTTCACTTCGGCCCGCAAACGCAGAGCCACGCCCCCATCTACTTCTGCCTCCGCGCGGGGTCTTTTGGCCCCAGCGGCCGCCGTAACCCCGCCCACTAGGGAAACGGCCCCGGAACGACGACACCGCCCTCACCCGGCTCACCGGCATGAAGCCCCCGCAGCGGCGGCGAGCGGCCCCGGCGCGCTATCTGGGTGAGGTGACCGGCCCCGCGGCCTGGAGCGCCCGCGAGAAGCGGCAGCTGTTACGACTACTGCAGGCGCGACGGGGCAAGCCGGAGCCGGACGCCGCCGAGCTGGCCCGGCAGCTGTCGGGCCGGAGCGAGGTCGAGGTGAGAGGGGTCTCGGGATGGGAGcgaggctggaggtggggctaGGATGTGttcggggctggaggaggggcggGCCCTGGGAGTTGGCGGGACGAGAgtgaggctgggggcggggccttgGAGTGGGCGGGTCGAGGGTGAGGCGGGGGCGAGGTTGAGGAACCGGAAGAACGCCGGAGGAGGCGGGATTAGTGCAAGGCTGGTCCTTGTGTGCCTGCGAGAAGCTGAGGGCGGGGCGAGGGCGGAACATAGCCGAGAGGCGGGGCGAGGAGGAGGCAGTGCTGCGGCAGGCTGAGGGGCGGGGCGAAGCCAAAATTTAGGAGCGGGGCGAACTCTTGAGTTAGAGCGGAGGCCCCGGACTGGGTGGAAGGCGCAGAGGGACTGGGCGGGAATGAGGTTGAAGTGAGTCAGGAAATGGGGCGGAGTGGACGAAGCGGGCAGGTGACTAGGGTAGTACTTAGCAAAGGGTGGGCCCTGGCTGCGGGGAGGAGCCAGAACCAGCCAGGGCCTTACATCTTTGTCAGGTAGCTGGTCACACCTGGGGCCTTGGCCCAAGACCCCTGGGCAGAGTCCCTATGACCCTTAACGCCGGGCCAGCGGGAGGCTAGGGAGCAGTGGCCGGCCCTGGAGCAGGCAGTGGACTGCCTAGCCCTGGGCTTCTAGAAGGTCCATTTGGCCTCATCCTCTCACTTCCCCAGATCCAGGACTTTCTCCGGCAGCTCAAGGGCCGAGTGCTCCGAAAGGCCACTCGGAGGATGCATCCAGGTGGCCCACAGGGTCCCAGGCGCCGGGAAACACAGACCCCGGCCCCCATCGAGGTGAGGCGGGGCGAGGCTCCCCAAGGCCGGCCCCTGGAGGATGAGGTGGGAGTTGGGGGGATAACCTGGTCAGGGGAGCCGCAGGAGGGGTAGGGCTTAGGGGACTCCTGAAGGTTGATCCGTGAGCACCTTCTGGTTACTCCACCCAGGTGTGGATGGATCTGGCTGAGAAGATAACAGGCCCGCTGGAGGAGGCCCTGACCGTGGCTTTCTCACAGGTACAGCCATCTGCCAGGAAGGATGGGGGTATCCCGGGGACGGGGTCATATATGTGAGTCTCATTAAGCTGGACCTGGTTCCTGGGTCCCTTCCTCTTGCCAACTCTGTGACTCTGGTCCGTCACCGGACACCCTAGCCTCAGTGTCCGCCCTTCTGAGGCCCTCTGCTGAATGTGACGCCTTCCTCAGGGTGGCAGGGAGGATTTGGAGGTGGAAGGCTGTCTCCTGCAGGGCAGGGGAGTAGCCCACGGGGACACTTCTGCCTTTCCTTGCCTGATCTCTCTGCCTGCCAGGTGCTCACCATCGCAGCCACGGAGCCCATCAGCCTCCTGTACTCCCAGCCCCCCAAGCCCACGCAGGCTCGTGGAAAGCTACTGCTCCTCAGCGCCCCTGGAAGGCAGGAGGACCTGGGCCCTGAGGCTCCTGGCCCCGCCCCCAAGACACAAGGCCCTGCCCCTGAGGCATCCTCTGAGTCCCTGGCTGGCCCGTCTGCTGAGGAAGACTTTTCTGTGGACTTCGAGAAGATCTACAAGTACCTGTCGTCCATCTCCCGCGGCGGCCAAGGCCCCGAGCTTTCCCCAGCTGGTGAGAAGGGAGGGGCTGACGATCTGGGGGTGGGAGTCTCCGGCGGCAAGCCCCGcccttccctcacccgtcccctttcCATCCATCACCAGAGTCAGCTGTGGTCCTTGACCTGCTCATGGCACTTCCTGAGGAGTTGTCCCGCCTGCCCTGCGCTGCCCTGGTTGAACATATGTCA
This window harbors:
- the TGFBR3L gene encoding transforming growth factor-beta receptor type 3-like protein isoform X4, which produces MSAHQCTAPAPCLPKWPPSQGQSRLPACLAQCCLSWSSMLGTAILLLALLPGMTTLPSESAGMYRQGDVAQHTPTPVLLFLSAPSHPPRLGDRGWVGGGVCTVPRFPGSLGSPTSSKSQQPVSPFRAAPGPRLRRPLFSLELSDAEDAFPRRAGPLEVPADSRVFVQAALARPSPRWGMALHRCWVTPSSRQTPGPALALLRGGCSADSSVTFPPPRPLPGAARPARFSFRLRPVFNASVQFLHCQLSRCRRLRGARQTPAPLTLSPPSPCLPRDEACAGAGSGRDESLGADSPHLHTLTQPIVVTVPRLPPRPPKGVPGRVVRPGPPAPAPGVLEPAPVVALVLAAFVLGAALAAGLGLVCAHSAPLPPGPPPTASPSGPPPSRPQ
- the TGFBR3L gene encoding transforming growth factor-beta receptor type 3-like protein isoform X8; protein product: MSAHQCTAPAPCLPKWPPSQGQSRLPACLAQCCLSWSSMLGTAILLLALLPGMTTLPSESAVSPFRAAPGPRLRRPLFSLELSDAEDAFPRRAGPLEVPADSRVFVQAALARPSPRWGMALHRCWVTPSSRQTPGPALALLRGGCSADSSVTFPPPRPLPGAARPARFSFRLRPVFNASVQFLHCQLSRCRRLRGARQTPAPLTLSPPSPPLRCLPRDEACAGAGSGRDESLGADSPHLHTLTQPIVVTVPRLPPRPPKGVPGRVVRPGPPAPAPGVLEPAPVVALVLAAFVLGAALAAGLGLVCAHSAPLPPGPPPTASPSGPPPSRPQ
- the TGFBR3L gene encoding transforming growth factor-beta receptor type 3-like protein isoform X3; protein product: MSAHQCTAPAPCLPKWPPSQGQSRLPACLAQCCLSWSSMLGTAILLLALLPGMTTLPSESAGMYRQGDVAQHTPTPVLLFLSAPSHPPRLGDRGWVGGGVCTVPRFPGSLGSPTSSKSQQPVSPFRAAPGPRLRRPLFSLELSDAEDAFPRRAGPLEVPADSRVFVQAALARPSPRWGMALHRCWVTPSSRQTPGPALALLRGGCSADSSVTFPPPRPLPGAARPARFSFRLRPVFNASVQFLHCQLSRCRRLRGARQTPAPLTLSPPSPCLPRDEACAGAGSGRDESLGADSPHLHTLTQPIVVTVPRLPPRPPKGVPGRVVRPGPPAPAPGVLEPAPVVALVLAAFVLGAALAAGLGLVCAHSGTKLRPPGSPPGPQPIPTRPDPWSRRSQPARA
- the TGFBR3L gene encoding transforming growth factor-beta receptor type 3-like protein isoform X2 — protein: MSAHQCTAPAPCLPKWPPSQGQSRLPACLAQCCLSWSSMLGTAILLLALLPGMTTLPSESAGMYRQGDVAQHTPTPVLLFLSAPSHPPRLGDRGWVGGGVCTVPRFPGSLGSPTSSKSQQPVSPFRAAPGPRLRRPLFSLELSDAEDAFPRRAGPLEVPADSRVFVQAALARPSPRWGMALHRCWVTPSSRQTPGPALALLRGGCSADSSVTFPPPRPLPGAARPARFSFRLRPVFNASVQFLHCQLSRCRRLRGARQTPAPLTLSPPSPCLPRDEACAGAGSGRDESLGADSPHLHTLTQPIVVTVPRLPPSEHAVVLSGALWGREGGWGGHLRHEPSLCVVLLTGPPKGVPGRVVRPGPPAPAPGVLEPAPVVALVLAAFVLGAALAAGLGLVCAHSAPLPPGPPPTASPSGPPPSRPQ
- the TGFBR3L gene encoding transforming growth factor-beta receptor type 3-like protein isoform X1, with amino-acid sequence MSAHQCTAPAPCLPKWPPSQGQSRLPACLAQCCLSWSSMLGTAILLLALLPGMTTLPSESAGMYRQGDVAQHTPTPVLLFLSAPSHPPRLGDRGWVGGGVCTVPRFPGSLGSPTSSKSQQPVSPFRAAPGPRLRRPLFSLELSDAEDAFPRRAGPLEVPADSRVFVQAALARPSPRWGMALHRCWVTPSSRQTPGPALALLRGGCSADSSVTFPPPRPLPGAARPARFSFRLRPVFNASVQFLHCQLSRCRRLRGARQTPAPLTLSPPSPCLPRDEACAGAGSGRDESLGADSPHLHTLTQPIVVTVPRLPPSEHAVVLSGALWGREGGWGGHLRHEPSLCVVLLTGPPKGVPGRVVRPGPPAPAPGVLEPAPVVALVLAAFVLGAALAAGLGLVCAHSGTKLRPPGSPPGPQPIPTRPDPWSRRSQPARA
- the TGFBR3L gene encoding transforming growth factor-beta receptor type 3-like protein isoform X5, whose amino-acid sequence is MSAHQCTAPAPCLPKWPPSQGQSRLPACLAQCCLSWSSMLGTAILLLALLPGMTTLPSESAGSLGSPTSSKSQQPVSPFRAAPGPRLRRPLFSLELSDAEDAFPRRAGPLEVPADSRVFVQAALARPSPRWGMALHRCWVTPSSRQTPGPALALLRGGCSADSSVTFPPPRPLPGAARPARFSFRLRPVFNASVQFLHCQLSRCRRLRGARQTPAPLTLSPPSPCLPRDEACAGAGSGRDESLGADSPHLHTLTQPIVVTVPRLPPSEHAVVLSGALWGREGGWGGHLRHEPSLCVVLLTGPPKGVPGRVVRPGPPAPAPGVLEPAPVVALVLAAFVLGAALAAGLGLVCAHSGTKLRPPGSPPGPQPIPTRPDPWSRRSQPARA
- the TGFBR3L gene encoding transforming growth factor-beta receptor type 3-like protein isoform X6; protein product: MSAHQCTAPAPCLPKWPPSQGQSRLPACLAQCCLSWSSMLGTAILLLALLPGMTTLPSESAVSPFRAAPGPRLRRPLFSLELSDAEDAFPRRAGPLEVPADSRVFVQAALARPSPRWGMALHRCWVTPSSRQTPGPALALLRGGCSADSSVTFPPPRPLPGAARPARFSFRLRPVFNASVQFLHCQLSRCRRLRGARQTPAPLTLSPPSPCLPRDEACAGAGSGRDESLGADSPHLHTLTQPIVVTVPRLPPSEHAVVLSGALWGREGGWGGHLRHEPSLCVVLLTGPPKGVPGRVVRPGPPAPAPGVLEPAPVVALVLAAFVLGAALAAGLGLVCAHSGTKLRPPGSPPGPQPIPTRPDPWSRRSQPARA
- the SNAPC2 gene encoding snRNA-activating protein complex subunit 2, yielding MKPPQRRRAAPARYLGEVTGPAAWSAREKRQLLRLLQARRGKPEPDAAELARQLSGRSEVEIQDFLRQLKGRVLRKATRRMHPGGPQGPRRRETQTPAPIEVWMDLAEKITGPLEEALTVAFSQVLTIAATEPISLLYSQPPKPTQARGKLLLLSAPGRQEDLGPEAPGPAPKTQGPAPEASSESLAGPSAEEDFSVDFEKIYKYLSSISRGGQGPELSPAESAVVLDLLMALPEELSRLPCAALVEHMSDTYLRLMAPQPDPASGGLGSGAEDDGTGSRGQEEAGQATPQAPENAGPSEPISTWQAAGICPLNPFLVPLELLGQVATPAR